One Lysobacter enzymogenes DNA segment encodes these proteins:
- a CDS encoding DUF3489 domain-containing protein yields the protein MSNVELSINQRAVLELAVATEGRIERYPTGLLGGARTSVVRGLLRNELVEPHDAGYRLTADGYAAVGVEAPADDEQGDEGASGHDAPSEPAGDTNTGQNDGAAAAPADSVSAATTPPVKPKRTARGDTKIAKVVGLLTRPQGATLAQIMAATDWQQHSVRGFLAGTVKKKGYIVTNSKEGDGERVYRIVTEGTATHGDEEE from the coding sequence ATGAGCAACGTCGAACTCAGCATCAACCAGCGCGCTGTTTTGGAACTGGCCGTGGCCACCGAAGGCCGCATCGAACGCTACCCCACCGGCCTGCTGGGCGGCGCCCGCACCAGCGTCGTGCGCGGTCTGCTGCGCAACGAGCTGGTCGAGCCGCACGACGCCGGCTACCGCCTGACGGCAGACGGCTACGCGGCCGTCGGCGTCGAAGCGCCGGCCGACGACGAACAGGGCGACGAGGGCGCCAGCGGCCACGACGCGCCCAGCGAACCCGCGGGCGATACGAACACCGGCCAGAACGATGGCGCCGCCGCCGCGCCGGCCGACAGCGTGTCGGCGGCGACCACGCCGCCGGTGAAGCCCAAGCGCACGGCGCGCGGCGACACCAAGATCGCCAAGGTCGTCGGCCTGCTGACGCGGCCGCAGGGCGCCACCCTCGCGCAGATCATGGCCGCGACCGACTGGCAGCAGCACTCGGTGCGTGGTTTCCTCGCCGGCACGGTCAAGAAGAAGGGCTATATCGTCACCAACAGTAAGGAAGGCGACGGCGAGCGCGTATATCGAATCGTGACCGAAGGCACCGCTACGCACGGCGACGAGGAGGAGTGA
- a CDS encoding DNA cytosine methyltransferase gives MAVYYNEIDPYLCQWLKNLMTAGIIPAGDVDDRDIRSVSADDVRGYAQCHFFAGIGGFAYAARLAAWPDEAPLWTGGFPCQPFSVAGNQRAQADDRHLWPELHRLIAQARPALFLGENVAGLIPLGLDGVLADLEGEGYASRAIVVPACAVNAPHRRDRVWIVGQRLADRSRERRQQIPRGALGDEAPDAGRAAPNDHEPAGSGEGGLADRDRERSGETRRLCGRAAQRVAGGGEGGLEHAACERRGEGRSQTVLRKRGDRAAAGAGAREFQAGERVSVEAAPDGIGGTDRPVLRPSGSGAARVVGDADGAGSQGWLELWQRSAQWPAWATGRTLAGRRVPESGIRLLAHGIPARIPRLRAAGNAIVPQVAAEILRALRP, from the coding sequence ATGGCGGTCTATTACAACGAGATCGATCCGTACCTGTGCCAGTGGCTGAAGAACTTGATGACGGCGGGCATTATCCCGGCCGGCGACGTCGATGACCGCGACATCCGATCTGTTTCCGCAGACGATGTCCGCGGCTATGCCCAGTGCCACTTCTTCGCCGGGATCGGTGGGTTCGCCTACGCCGCCCGACTCGCGGCCTGGCCGGACGAGGCGCCGCTGTGGACCGGAGGGTTCCCCTGCCAGCCGTTCAGCGTCGCTGGCAATCAGCGTGCACAGGCCGACGACCGTCACCTCTGGCCGGAGCTGCATCGCCTTATTGCACAAGCGCGACCCGCTCTATTCCTGGGCGAGAACGTTGCTGGCCTCATCCCGCTGGGCCTCGACGGAGTTCTCGCTGACTTGGAAGGCGAAGGCTACGCCAGCCGGGCGATTGTTGTTCCAGCTTGCGCCGTCAACGCACCGCACCGACGAGACCGAGTCTGGATCGTCGGGCAGCGTCTGGCCGACCGCAGTCGCGAACGACGACAACAAATTCCCCGAGGCGCACTTGGCGATGAAGCGCCGGATGCCGGGCGGGCCGCGCCAAACGATCACGAGCCTGCAGGTAGCGGCGAAGGCGGTCTGGCCGACCGCGACCGCGAACGATCCGGAGAAACGCGGCGACTTTGCGGCCGAGCGGCGCAACGGGTTGCCGGGGGTGGTGAAGGCGGTCTGGAGCACGCCGCGTGCGAGCGACGGGGAGAAGGGCGGTCCCAGACAGTCCTTCGGAAGCGGGGCGATCGCGCCGCTGCCGGCGCAGGCGCACGAGAGTTCCAAGCAGGAGAACGCGTTAGCGTTGAAGCGGCACCCGATGGTATCGGCGGTACAGACCGCCCTGTACTGCGACCGTCTGGGTCTGGCGCCGCCCGCGTTGTGGGCGACGCCGACGGCGCGGGATCACAAGGATGGCTGGAGCTATGGCAGCGCTCCGCACAATGGCCAGCTTGGGCGACAGGTCGAACCCTCGCCGGCCGGCGGGTTCCTGAATCCGGAATTCGTCTTCTGGCTCATGGGATACCCGCCCGAATTCCTCGCCTGCGCGCCGCCGGCAATGCGATCGTCCCGCAGGTCGCCGCCGAAATCTTGAGGGCGTTGCGCCCCTGA
- a CDS encoding crossover junction endodeoxyribonuclease RuvC — MTEINDLPERVADSAEVPVTPYMRVRARLNGLTGKPAESATQGYPRSGTPTIMALDLGTTTGWAIRFLGLTTSGTMSFKPGRFEGGGMRFLRFAQWLHTPDCFPSPMYVYFEEVRRHRGVDAAHAYGGFLAQLTAWCEQHSVPYRGVPVATIKRFATGKGNADKAAMIQAMRQRGHAPVDDNEADALALLHWVIAQEGK; from the coding sequence ATGACTGAAATCAACGACTTACCCGAGCGGGTGGCGGATTCGGCAGAAGTGCCGGTTACTCCTTATATGCGTGTGCGCGCGCGTCTCAACGGATTAACCGGCAAACCTGCCGAATCCGCCACCCAGGGCTATCCCCGGTCCGGTACGCCTACGATCATGGCCCTCGATCTGGGAACAACCACGGGATGGGCAATCCGTTTCCTGGGGCTGACGACGAGCGGGACGATGAGTTTCAAACCGGGACGATTCGAGGGCGGAGGAATGCGGTTCCTTCGATTCGCTCAGTGGCTGCATACACCGGACTGCTTTCCTTCCCCGATGTACGTGTATTTCGAAGAAGTGCGACGGCACCGGGGCGTCGACGCCGCTCATGCCTACGGCGGCTTCCTGGCGCAGCTCACCGCGTGGTGCGAGCAGCACAGCGTGCCTTACCGGGGTGTGCCGGTCGCCACGATCAAGCGATTCGCGACGGGGAAAGGGAATGCGGATAAGGCCGCCATGATCCAGGCAATGCGGCAGCGCGGGCACGCGCCCGTCGATGACAACGAGGCCGACGCGCTCGCCTTGCTGCATTGGGTAATCGCCCAGGAAGGAAAGTAA
- a CDS encoding elements of external origin, protein MGISIRAYGRHRGVSDTAVRKAIATGRITALADGTIDPTRADAEWAVNTTSAQAPVPRPAARSRAAPMTIEDAGPGPTGGPSGGNSYAQARTANEVLKAQHHKLRIAQLRGELIDRQQAVGQVFALARAERDAWLNWPARISSMLAAELGIDPHAMHVALEREVRQHLSELGDFVARLE, encoded by the coding sequence GTGGGAATCAGCATTCGCGCCTACGGGCGCCATCGCGGCGTCTCGGACACCGCCGTTCGTAAAGCCATCGCTACCGGCCGGATTACCGCGCTGGCGGACGGCACCATCGACCCGACGCGCGCCGACGCCGAATGGGCGGTGAACACGACGTCGGCGCAGGCGCCGGTGCCGCGCCCTGCGGCGCGCTCGCGCGCTGCACCTATGACCATAGAGGACGCGGGCCCCGGCCCGACCGGTGGCCCAAGCGGGGGCAATAGCTACGCCCAAGCCCGGACCGCCAACGAAGTCCTCAAGGCCCAGCACCACAAACTGCGTATCGCGCAGCTGCGCGGGGAGCTGATCGATCGCCAGCAGGCGGTCGGCCAGGTCTTCGCCCTGGCGCGCGCCGAGCGCGATGCCTGGCTGAACTGGCCCGCGCGCATCAGTTCGATGCTCGCCGCCGAGTTAGGTATCGACCCGCATGCCATGCACGTCGCGCTGGAGCGCGAGGTGCGGCAGCACCTGTCCGAACTCGGGGACTTCGTCGCCCGCCTGGAGTGA
- a CDS encoding DUF6511 domain-containing protein — MTHPLSHDAQRACLRALAAEADRVGFDVPLAQYTQAQATRVVEAITTAYEAALRQRSEPRGTPDAPFDDPIPF, encoded by the coding sequence GTGACCCACCCACTCTCCCACGACGCGCAGCGCGCGTGCCTGCGCGCGCTGGCCGCCGAAGCGGACCGCGTCGGATTCGACGTGCCATTGGCGCAGTACACGCAGGCGCAGGCCACCCGCGTGGTCGAGGCGATCACTACCGCCTATGAAGCCGCCTTACGCCAGCGCTCAGAACCGCGGGGAACGCCCGACGCGCCGTTTGATGATCCGATCCCCTTCTAG
- a CDS encoding phage/plasmid primase, P4 family: protein MTSWTDFNDAEPDLEPKAARPARKEVRRQLLYRLDGVLQALFPKGKAKRGKFTIGDIHGAPGDSLEVALDGDKAGLWNDHATGDGGDIFDLIAAHAGLDARDDFAIVLAMAAELAGHVPVPVAGESGKRRQTEPAMDDLGPHTARWDYLDADGELIACVYRYDPPEGKQYRPWDAKRRKHQAPTPRPLYNLPGIAASTEVVLVEGEKSANALIERGVCATTSMNGANAPIEKTDWSPLSAKHLLVWPDKDKPGWEYAMQAAQAAFRAGADSVAVLHLPDDRPQGWDAADAAGDGFDIDGFLRAGERTFLSPGNDDAPPSIDFAGLDWSSDDGLGLAFTRHYADDWRYCAAWGQWLSWTGTRWNPDRTLVVQHLVRGVCRAAQAFADKPSQRSKLASASTVGGVERLARSDPRNASFAEDWDRDLWALNTPNGIVDLRTGALRRHARGEHMTKLTTASPKGDCRTWRNFLIDVTGGDGALEAYLQRVVGYCLTGVTREHALFFLYGTGANGKSVFVNTLATILGDYATNAPMDTFMEARHDRHPTELAGLRGARFVAASETEQGRRWNESKLKAITGGDKISARFMRQDFFEYIPQFKLVIAGNHKPAIRNVDEAMKRRLHLVPFTITIPLERRDGRLTEKLLAERDGIMAWAVRGCLEWQRAGLRPPQCVIDATDEYFEGEDALGHWIEERCYLHIEARAMVADLFTDWREWAEANGEFVGSVKRFSDLLATRQFKKHKGTKGARYLLGLSLKPKSFNHYGGARHD from the coding sequence TTGACTAGCTGGACCGATTTCAACGATGCCGAGCCTGATCTCGAGCCGAAGGCGGCGCGGCCTGCACGCAAAGAAGTGCGTCGGCAATTGCTTTACCGTCTCGACGGCGTGCTGCAAGCACTGTTTCCGAAGGGGAAAGCCAAGCGCGGCAAGTTCACCATCGGCGACATCCACGGTGCGCCGGGCGACAGCCTGGAAGTAGCGCTGGATGGCGACAAAGCCGGGCTGTGGAACGACCATGCGACGGGCGATGGTGGCGACATCTTCGACCTGATCGCTGCGCACGCTGGATTGGACGCGCGCGACGACTTCGCCATCGTCCTGGCGATGGCCGCGGAGCTGGCCGGCCATGTGCCGGTGCCCGTGGCCGGGGAGTCCGGCAAGCGGCGGCAAACCGAGCCGGCGATGGACGATCTGGGCCCGCACACCGCGCGCTGGGACTACCTGGACGCGGACGGCGAGCTGATCGCCTGCGTCTACCGCTACGATCCGCCCGAAGGAAAACAATATCGCCCTTGGGATGCCAAGCGTCGCAAGCACCAAGCGCCGACGCCGCGGCCGCTGTATAACCTGCCGGGCATCGCCGCATCGACTGAGGTCGTCCTGGTCGAAGGCGAAAAATCCGCGAATGCGTTGATCGAGCGCGGCGTTTGCGCGACCACGTCGATGAACGGCGCCAACGCGCCAATCGAGAAGACCGACTGGTCGCCGCTGTCGGCTAAGCACTTGCTGGTCTGGCCGGACAAGGACAAGCCGGGTTGGGAGTACGCGATGCAGGCTGCGCAGGCGGCGTTCAGGGCCGGCGCCGATTCCGTTGCGGTTCTGCACCTGCCTGACGATCGACCGCAGGGTTGGGATGCGGCCGATGCCGCCGGGGACGGCTTCGACATCGACGGCTTCCTGCGCGCGGGCGAGCGCACGTTCTTGTCGCCGGGCAACGACGATGCACCGCCGTCGATTGACTTCGCAGGCTTGGACTGGAGCAGCGACGACGGCCTCGGCTTGGCTTTCACCCGCCACTACGCGGACGATTGGCGCTACTGCGCTGCGTGGGGGCAGTGGTTGAGCTGGACCGGCACGCGCTGGAATCCGGACCGGACTCTGGTGGTCCAGCACCTGGTGCGCGGCGTCTGCCGTGCCGCACAAGCCTTTGCGGACAAGCCCTCGCAGCGCTCGAAGCTGGCTTCGGCTTCGACGGTCGGCGGCGTCGAACGCCTTGCCCGCAGCGATCCGCGCAACGCCTCGTTCGCCGAGGATTGGGATCGCGACCTGTGGGCGTTGAACACGCCGAACGGCATTGTCGACTTGCGCACCGGCGCGCTGCGTCGGCATGCCCGCGGCGAACACATGACCAAGCTGACCACCGCCAGCCCGAAGGGCGACTGCCGGACGTGGCGCAACTTCCTGATCGATGTGACGGGCGGCGACGGCGCCTTGGAGGCGTACCTTCAACGTGTTGTCGGCTACTGCCTGACCGGCGTCACCCGCGAGCATGCGCTGTTCTTCCTGTACGGCACCGGCGCTAACGGCAAGTCCGTGTTCGTGAACACCTTGGCGACGATTCTGGGTGATTACGCTACGAACGCTCCGATGGACACCTTCATGGAGGCGCGGCACGACCGGCACCCCACCGAACTGGCCGGCTTGCGCGGCGCGCGCTTTGTCGCCGCCAGCGAAACCGAACAGGGCCGGCGCTGGAACGAGTCGAAGCTCAAGGCCATCACCGGCGGTGACAAGATCAGCGCCCGCTTCATGCGCCAAGACTTCTTCGAGTACATCCCGCAGTTCAAGCTGGTCATTGCCGGCAACCACAAGCCGGCGATCCGGAACGTGGACGAGGCGATGAAACGGCGTCTGCACCTGGTGCCGTTCACGATCACCATCCCGCTCGAGCGGCGCGACGGACGCCTCACCGAGAAATTACTCGCCGAACGCGACGGAATCATGGCGTGGGCGGTGCGCGGTTGCTTGGAATGGCAGCGTGCCGGCCTGCGCCCACCGCAATGCGTCATCGACGCCACCGACGAGTACTTCGAGGGCGAAGACGCGCTCGGCCACTGGATCGAAGAACGTTGCTATCTGCACATCGAAGCCCGCGCCATGGTTGCCGACCTGTTCACCGACTGGCGCGAGTGGGCGGAGGCCAACGGCGAGTTCGTAGGGTCCGTCAAACGCTTCTCCGACCTGCTCGCCACTCGCCAGTTCAAGAAGCACAAGGGCACGAAAGGGGCTCGGTACCTGCTAGGCCTCAGCCTCAAACCGAAATCGTTCAACCACTACGGAGGTGCCCGCCATGACTGA
- a CDS encoding DUF6362 family protein: MATIWTLQSITDRFHEAAVTARRLPPARVQGYAAFWPDIHRQSWEGYADERIVLRFTASPGAIDRFGETVRWLRWLDEEQRRLVWLRAQYVPWREVCERTGLIRKTAWRRWQHALTLVAVHLNGPLPRFAQVDQREMHTEI, encoded by the coding sequence ATGGCCACGATCTGGACATTGCAGAGCATCACAGATCGCTTCCACGAAGCCGCCGTGACAGCGCGGCGGCTTCCGCCAGCCAGGGTGCAGGGCTATGCCGCGTTCTGGCCGGACATCCATCGGCAGTCGTGGGAAGGCTACGCCGACGAGCGCATCGTCCTGCGGTTCACGGCGTCGCCTGGCGCCATCGATCGCTTCGGCGAGACGGTGCGCTGGCTACGGTGGCTGGACGAGGAGCAACGGCGGTTGGTCTGGTTGCGGGCGCAGTACGTGCCGTGGCGCGAGGTCTGCGAGCGCACGGGTCTGATCCGCAAGACAGCCTGGCGACGCTGGCAACATGCGCTGACGCTGGTCGCGGTGCATCTCAACGGCCCGCTCCCGCGCTTTGCCCAGGTCGATCAGAGGGAAATGCACACCGAGATTTGA
- a CDS encoding site-specific DNA-methyltransferase has protein sequence MTLQIEQRAIGALIPYARNARTHSEVQVAQIAASIAEFGWTNPILVDGANGVIAGHGRLLAARQLGLNTVPVIELAHLTSAQKRAYILADNRLAENAGWDDELLALELAELRDAEFDLDLIGFSDEEIDELLGIGEDAGLTDEDAAPEPEPEPVSRRGDVWICGNHRVICGDATSVEDYAALLGDELIDMTFTDPPYNVDYANNPKDKLRGKHRPILNDNLGDDFGAFLQATCTEMLRVTKGAIYIAMACSELDRLQAAFRAAGGRWSTFIIWAKNKFTLGRADYQRQYEPILYGWREGTARYWCGARDQGDVWFIDRANNNDLHPTMKPVVLVERAITNSSKSRDLVLDPFGGSGTTMIACEKTGRRARLIELDPKYVDVIVRRWQDYTGRQAVRASDGVAFIAADSEAEDAA, from the coding sequence TTGACCCTTCAGATCGAACAGCGCGCCATCGGCGCGCTCATCCCTTATGCGCGAAATGCGCGCACGCATTCCGAGGTGCAGGTCGCGCAGATCGCGGCAAGCATCGCGGAATTTGGCTGGACAAATCCGATCCTGGTCGATGGAGCCAACGGCGTGATCGCCGGCCACGGCCGGTTGCTCGCTGCGCGCCAGTTGGGTCTGAACACCGTGCCGGTGATCGAGCTGGCCCACCTCACCAGCGCGCAAAAGCGCGCCTACATCTTGGCCGACAACCGCCTGGCCGAGAACGCTGGCTGGGACGATGAACTGCTGGCCTTGGAATTGGCTGAGCTGCGCGACGCCGAATTCGACCTGGACCTGATCGGCTTCTCGGATGAGGAGATCGATGAGCTGCTGGGCATCGGCGAAGACGCGGGCCTGACCGACGAGGACGCAGCGCCTGAGCCGGAGCCCGAGCCGGTCTCCAGACGAGGCGACGTATGGATCTGCGGCAACCACCGAGTGATCTGCGGCGATGCGACGTCGGTCGAGGACTACGCCGCGCTGCTGGGCGATGAGCTGATCGACATGACCTTTACCGATCCGCCCTACAACGTGGACTACGCCAACAATCCGAAGGACAAGCTACGCGGCAAACACCGTCCGATCCTCAACGACAACCTGGGCGACGACTTCGGCGCCTTCTTGCAAGCGACCTGCACCGAGATGCTACGCGTGACGAAGGGCGCGATCTACATCGCCATGGCGTGCTCGGAGCTGGACAGGTTGCAGGCGGCATTTCGCGCTGCCGGCGGTAGATGGTCGACCTTCATCATCTGGGCTAAGAACAAATTCACACTGGGCCGCGCCGACTACCAGCGGCAGTACGAACCCATCCTTTACGGCTGGCGTGAAGGCACCGCCCGGTACTGGTGCGGGGCGCGCGACCAAGGCGATGTCTGGTTCATCGACCGCGCCAACAATAACGATCTGCATCCGACGATGAAGCCGGTGGTGCTGGTCGAACGAGCGATCACCAACAGCAGCAAGAGCCGCGACCTGGTACTCGATCCGTTCGGCGGCTCGGGCACGACCATGATCGCCTGCGAAAAGACCGGCCGCCGCGCGCGCCTCATCGAATTGGACCCGAAGTACGTCGATGTCATCGTCCGGCGCTGGCAGGATTACACCGGTAGGCAGGCCGTCCGTGCATCCGATGGCGTCGCGTTCATCGCGGCGGACTCGGAGGCCGAGGACGCTGCCTAA